The Gigantopelta aegis isolate Gae_Host chromosome 3, Gae_host_genome, whole genome shotgun sequence genome segment AACACCGCACGCACCTCATGAAGTCCAGACACGCGTCCTTGACCTCGTCCTGCATCAGCTCAAAACACATGGCCATCAGGGCCAGACCGAACAGCAAGTAGAGGGTGCTCGTCACGCGCTTCGCCGTGTCCTCCCACTGCCTGTTGCTCTGCCCTGGGACGAAGTCTCCGAACCCTATCGTACTGAGGGTGATAAAACAGAAGTACGCACTTTCGAAGTAGGTCCACTCTTTCTCCCAGAAATGGAACAACATGGCTCCGAGGACGATGTAGCCGAACATCAGTAGCAGACATATGACGATGGGAACTTGTACGTCAtctttcttcttctgcttcttcttcccGGATTTCAACTCGGTGGTTCTTTTGCGCTTCCCCCTTTGACATAAGCAGGCGAAGTTTTGCCAGAAGATTTTGAAGGCTTTCGCCATGAGGCTGCCGATGTTTGAAATGCAGACTAGAGTGATAGGAATCCCGATCAGGGCATATATCATCGTCGCTATCCGTCCCAGTTGCGTCTGTGGGGTCAGGTGACCATAACCTATGAACAGACAAAACGTTGAAAGCAAAATTGGAAGTGGCCAACAAAAGCATACAGAATACAATGGATGCAGTTATGTCTgagaaatgtatatattttttgtaaattattaattccTGAAGAGAAAACGAAACCAACAATATGTAGGTGAGACTGAGATACTTAAAAGCTACGGGTCTCCGACTCACAATAGTAACTTTGAATCACAAGAGCAACttttaagttgaaatgaatctGAACGATACAATATCGCAATCAAAATCATATATGTGCAAGGGATATTTCAACACGATTGTGACATGTGcattgtcgataacatctttactACTCCACCTGAACGAGTCCAGTCACCCCAAGACAGAGCTCAGTTAATATATAGGAAGACAGTCGTGATGCCATCCACTCATAGACCACTATCCAAGCAGTGATGACATCGGGTGTTAGAGGAGCGTATCCTACCCCACCAGTGGCACTCAGCATGAGCACAGCTGTTGCGTCACTATTTGTCACCCCGACACGAGTTATCAACCGGGTGAAAGATGACTAACAGTATTGGGGGTCACAAATAGTGAATCAACAACAGTTTATAATGAAAAGGGAATtgtatccacacacacacacacacacacacacacgcacgcacgcactcacgcgcgcgcgcacacacacacacacacacacactgttaacAGCCTGTGCGATCGCATCCTTACCTATCGTGGTGATCACAGTCACGGAATAGAGGAGAGCTCCTGGATAGTTCCACTTGGCCGCCACGTCCGTAGCCTCGTCCACTCCGTCCCAGCCGTTGCTGACGGCCGTGTACACGGAGCTCTGGAACCTCGTGAAGACGTCGTCGGCGATGGCCGTCCAGTTCTTCTTGAAGAGCACGTTCAGGTCTCTGGTGGCCTTCCACAGTTCCTTGACGTGCTGCCGGCGCACCCTGGCCACCAGGTAGCGGTTCTCGATTTCGTTGTTCGACTCGATGTTCATGAACATGACTGCCCCGCCGATGGAGTAGGCGATCACGAGGATGGTGAGGCCGACGTGTGAGATGAGGAAGACGAGGAAGTTCTTGAAGAGGAACACAATGTTCTTCTTCATGCGAATACTCCGCTTCTTCTTCTTCGCCAGGGCCTTGCACATCGCAACCGTGCTGATTGAGTAGGAAGAGGACTTCGCCTTCCCACTCGTGCCATCGTGGTCGACGGCCTCCATGACGTCCTCTGTCTCCACGTATTCCTCGCTGACGCCCGTGTCGTACTTCACGGCGTGGCCGTCAGAGTAGAAACTTTTCACGTCTTCTGCAGCAGTTAATTTCGTCACTTCGGTCTCGTGGTCCATTGCGTCAGCGTCATGAGTCACTTCCGTAATCCAATCCATTGCGTCGGCGTCATGAGTCACTTCCGTAATTTGATCAATGGAGTCCGCGTAATGAATTAATTTCGCTACCTGGTCAGCGTCATAAATCGCTTCTGTTTCCTGACCATCCGTGTCAGCGTCAACGTCATGGTTGACTTTCGAAACATGAAGCATGGAGTCAACTATACTGCTGACTTTCGTCACGTGATTTGTCGTTATAGCTTCATGGTTTACGTCCGGTACGATGAGTTTCGATGTGCTTTCGGGCGACTCTGTCATCGTGAGTTTCGAAAAGAACCACACCTGTTATAAACGACATCCGCAGTCTGCgatttgtgaaatattgttttagtttgtgtgtgtgacgCAGTCGATGGTTAGGCTACTTGGAGTGCTGTCGGTCGagaaagtatttttaaatatcttgATGCTGAAATGGTTCTCACACACGTTTACTTGCGCCCTCTGAAAGAAACCAGATGCAACATTACAATCGATACTAGTTTCTTTTATTAGgcattattttaaagaagtcAGGAGACATCtaattaacaaatataacatttcaaatTATCCAGGTCAGCTTTAACTCTGTTATGAACAAATGAGTCGGGAGTTAACTTGAAGAAAGAAGGGCACTATATCTAAAAGGATATTCGAAGTGAAATTATGATGCCAGATAACACTCAAACGAATCAGCGCATTAGGTATCGATCATATAAACTGACCATGACTGATTTGTGAATGTCttcgtttattttattttctggaattatttaatattgtgCATGGTTTTTACTCAGGCTAAACCTAAACTATTTAGTATTGATCATGCTGTCTTTTTATTTGAAACGGCCTTTGCTGCCATCTTGTAAGAATAGCCTACTGACCCTGATTTAAGCTGCTGTGTGCATGTCCAGGACGGCGTGTTTGAACCCCAGTGGACCACGAGGAGGAAAATAAGGTCATTGTACAAGCAACATGCATTGTGGAGAGCATGTTTGAATTGGAACTGTGTTACGGAATTACGGCTTGTTGTGGTAGCGCTCATTAATGGCCAAGCTCAATCACGAAACGTTAACTCAATCTATTGATGCAGTACAAAACTTTATTATTCGATACCGTTAATATGCTGCCTgagtataaatatacattacgCAGTCTCCACACAAACACAATGCAGGTCAGGTATTAATGCCTGCTGCGCTTAGCATCGGTATAGGTTTAGCCTGGTTTTCATTGAGAAAATGGTTACAATACTAATATCTGACCCGaatgtacatacattttccaCCCCCATTTTTACCCTTCATTATGCCTACATATACTTTGCCTAGAGATAGCGTCCTGTACAAGTATAACTAAATGTGTTCATGCTTGGATGGGGCAAGTgtatatattcaaatatatatatatatatttttatgagtAGTTAACGTTATTAACCTTATGCCATGAATGGTTGGCATttgaatatgcatgtatatatcaacaaaattctaaaaagggcaaATTTGTGTTTGCCGAAGGGAAATAAGTCTAGCTCTCAAAGGGAGTTAGGTCGGTTTGGAGGTTCGGAGGCATGACCCCCGGAAATTTTTGATATAAAGATACTCAAAGACACgttttcagggcaatttagtgttgATTATTGtggataattataatttttttaagtcattaaaaagggcacttgaaaCGGGTAAGGGGGTCACAAGACCCCTGTGACCCATTTTGGACCCGCCAATGAAAACTCATCACTTGAGACAGATTGTAGAACACACTCTGCATAACCAGGAGTTGAATATTCGTCAAACGAACGAAATGACGTCTCTAAACTAAActgtattaaagagatattATATTCCATGGCAGACGTCAGTGTAATGAGTTGTAGTGGTTCCAAGTGTGTGCTGGGAATTGTCATACTACAGCGATAGGATAACCGACGATAATTATACATAATCATTGCATATATTAACCAGCTCTCTCTCAttataaaaatggttttaatatAAACAGCAACAGAACCATGCCTCCCTGGAGACGGCAGATAATTTAGCATGGTAGTTGTGAGGCACAGCCAACGAATTGTACTAATGTGGATACAGGCATCAACTTTTATACACCGAGCATATGTCGTGATGGTCTTTCTGGATATAGAACCACCATCACACTAACTATACACGCTACCGCCAAAGCATCGGGCATCAATATTGAACACTTTTAACGTACTGTATGTAATAACTATACACAAGTTTACCAttatactggggggggggggggggggggggggggtcacgtgAGTCACAAACATTGATGTTGCCATACTTCACATTACATGGTTGTTATACTGGAATACGTTTTGATAAGTGTATAGTTGTAACCATGTGCCTGCTCGTCCGCCCCTCTGTTCGTACGATGTGTTCTCATGATCAGTAAGCCAGACAAAATATTATCTGTCGGAAAACGGATAGAGAACATTCTGTTGTTCATGAATTCATCACATGGGGTGGGTGGCACTGTATGGATGGTGGCTATACAGGACCGGATtcacaatttattattattattattgttattattattattattattattataaaaattggGGAGAGGGCCTGGATCAACTCGTAAAAGGGCAAACCAATGATCTTTAAGAGCCAGAAAAAAGGACCTTATATTTAGGGGGACAAGTCCCCTGGTACCCCCTTAGATCCGTCTCTGTTATATAAAGAAACTGCCGTCAACCCCCTTGTGATCAATTATAAAACAGCCCCTAGTTTATCGCACGTTACTGGGggaagtattattttaaaaatatattatcaatattttgttcTAAACCTTTTGACAATGAGAAGTCAaatatgcattaaaattgttttcattataaaCTTCGATTTGCTCAAGAAAAAGTGTTACTATTCAAGTGTTAATACAACAAAGGTGAAAAATGAAACAATAGAACTTACCTACGATCAGAAAACAGCGCATGTTTGCTGTATTGATTGTCATCAGTGTTATATAGCACTATATTGTTTCATGCAAGTTTAATGCGCTGTGCGCAATGCGGCCCTGCAAGCGGCAGACGACATACGCTGTGTATGGCAGGCCGTTTTATCACTGTTTAACACAAAACCTGATCGGCTAGTTTTTAACACGCTTCCATTAAACATTGATAcgttcattatattatatactttaatccatcaacagaaaaaaaaaaaaaaaagtacaaagcATCGAACAGTGCTATATATCAAAGGGCACAGTTTGTGTCATCATGCTGGAAACTGATAGAGACATTTACTACTAATTAGCATCTAGTGTCCTGGCTGCTATATGATGCAtgtctgtaacacaaaaataagtcatcatttttacaaaatggcgaGGGAGGGATCTACCTCATTGGTAGAAGCTCGTCTGAGCTGCGAAGAGTCGTAAAATCAATCGCCGTCAGTGAACCGCTATTTGCGTTTTGCCTCGTCCTCGTGATGTGTACATCATCAAGGACCATGATACAATATgattagaatagaatagatgtttaacgacatcccagcacaaaaattatataatatgatatacacTGTCCAGTCTATGGGAAAAGATCATGTACTGCTATTcggtaagagtagcctatgtggcagcaggGGCTTTATCTTGCCTAGACAAAGTGTCGACACAGACATGTCGTCTGATATCATCACggggtaggacgtagcccagtggtaaagcgctcgctcgatgcgcggtcggtctgggatcgatccccgtcggtaggcccatttggctatttctcgttccagccagtgcaccacgactggcatatcaaaggccgtggtatgtactgccctgtatgtgggatgatgcatataaaatatcccttgcagctaatcgaaaagaatagcccatgaagtggcgacagcgggtttcctctctcaatatctgtgtggtctgtgtggtccgtaaccatatgtctgacgccatataactgtaaataaaattgttgagtgcgtcgttaaataaaacatttcctgcctgatatcatcactgttttaacaGTGTCATCACTTATTCCAGTGAGCTCTGTCCATCGCTTGTTTTGATTTAGTGGACtattctgggagtggcagtcctctttatgtAGGTGCAAGAAACatctcctatagacgagacactagatagcgATTCATGGaaagaatcaaccactattttgccaaatgctcattcaactctgcattgtgcagagatgcgGCCCTGATCACGcattacggttttgttgttcaaatCTGTATACGGCATGTTGACAGCAAATTGCcgtggtttaaaatgtgctgaggtgtcgttaaacaaatattcctttccataTTTTCAAACTAACGCAACGATCACTTTAACCTGGCTTCACAGAGCCATCAAGTACTAGCACGAAAACGAATCGTCTGACATGGTGCACCTTTGTAAGCATTCCCCATTATGTGTACACATTAACCGAGATTTTAAAACAACGTTGATCACTGTCTGCTGTGGAACTATTGAGTAACTgtgattaaaataatgtttttcgaACAGACGCTTTTCATGTCTGCTGTAAGATAAGGTAGGGGATAAGGGAAATCGTTATTGTTTTGCATAATACTCCAATAACTCCTGAATCACGCCACTGATTCAGATCTAATGTTGGGGAAGGAATCCGCCGATTTAACACAGCGTTCTACCATCTACAGGCAGAGAAACACGTCCACAGGGTGTCTGACACATTGGTGCACGACTAGTACGGGTCGTCTGTTTGTTGGACAGCTCATATACACGGAAGAGCCCtggttgctaattgaaaagaatagtaTATGTGGAGACTGGTTCGCTTTTTGCACACACTAAACCATCGGGCAGTTACcagaattaaataaacaaacacacatactctctctctctctctctctctctctctctctctctctctctctctctctctctctctctctctctctctctctcgctcacacacacacacacacacacgcacaacattctgagagtattgtTATTTAAGCATTATATGTCTTCTAAAGTCAAAGGTCACAACTGTCAAAATAGTGTTCATATCTCCATGAAAGTCGAACTTGACCTGTGACTATATGATAAAGCCATACACACAATTTCATCTGACGATTAGACAAAAGGCCAGATATCACgtcgtttcttttctttctgttttgcaGATGATTTCGGCTAGGAATATTCCCATGTAGTAAATATACCGTGAGCAGAAAAAGGCACCTTGTttatcacacagatattaaaaagAATTATAATGAGAAAACCATCTTCTCTTGTCACTCTACTCATCAACGGACTCGAAGTGTGACTTTCCAATGCGATATTATTTAAACAGTATAATATTCAAAGGCAATATCTTCATACTGGATAGCAAACCCAGACGAACTCTGTGTAACATTATTCAAACATTGAGACGACTGCACAATGCTGATTGTTAATAATCTAAGGGGTCTACCTGGAACGCACGCCTACATAAAGAAAATATCATTTCATACGCACACCAAGCGAACGTCAaaatatcggggggggggggggggggggggggggttgttgttttagggtgttgtttttttaattattattatttttgaaaaatatattaatggaacaatatcattttgaaaaaaaaaaaaaaaaatagaaagaaagaagacaaTCTATACATGATGTCCGAATGCGTTAATAATTGTGCCAGAAGTGATTTTGATTTGATGAATACACGGCTGTCTTGAAATACTCCAGTACTGATCGACTGACTTCGGTTAGGGCTAACCTCTAACCCGGTAATACTCTTTAAACAAACCATTAAGATATTATAACCCAAAAGTCttaattgtaatattaatatttcgtTTATGCAGCCCGTCCTTCCAATCCAGCCTCTAGAAATGTCCAGGCGGTTTCCCATGGCTGTCATCTTTATGCCTACATACCATGGCGAATTCGAGTGccaattttgaattttgaatgtccgACAGCAATTTCAGACAGTTTTAACCCCTGTGTAAtatccaaaaatattttacactgcaaAAAAACCTAGAGTAAGGAACTTTGATCATTGTCAAAGAATATTACCAAGAACGCTATGGatcattattattttgcatACAAATATGCTGCAAATGAATATGCCGCATTATACCGGTATGCGGTGTTGAACATTTTAATCTATATATTGTGCCACGACTGAATATGCCGCATTATAGCGGTATGCGGTTTTGACCATATTAATCTATATATCGTGCCACGACTGAATATGCCGCATTATAGCGGTATGCGGTGTTGACCATTTTAATCTATATATCGTGCCACGACTGAATATGACGCATTATAGCGGTATGCGGTATTGACCATATTAATCTATATATCGTGCCGCGACTGAATATGCCGCATTATAGCGGCATGCGGTGTTGACCATATTAATCTATATATCGTGCGGTGTTGACCATATTAATCTATATATCGTGCGGTGTTGACCATATTAATCTATATATCGTGAAGGGCCGATAACTCGACATTTTAAAGTCACCAGAGCCAATCAGAACCAATCAGAATTGAGCTCCCGATAAAACAATCTTGCCTTAATGAATTCCGACTATGAGTCTACTAATCAATGAAAGGGCATATACTACGTAAAACTGGGTTAAAAGACAATGTGCATTCATGTATTCCTCTTCGTGTCTCTACCTGGCGTTCAGAGGATCGGCGCACCACA includes the following:
- the LOC121366878 gene encoding TWiK family of potassium channels protein 18-like; this encodes MTESPESTSKLIVPDVNHEAITTNHVTKVSSIVDSMLHVSKVNHDVDADTDGQETEAIYDADQVAKLIHYADSIDQITEVTHDADAMDWITEVTHDADAMDHETEVTKLTAAEDVKSFYSDGHAVKYDTGVSEEYVETEDVMEAVDHDGTSGKAKSSSYSISTVAMCKALAKKKKRSIRMKKNIVFLFKNFLVFLISHVGLTILVIAYSIGGAVMFMNIESNNEIENRYLVARVRRQHVKELWKATRDLNVLFKKNWTAIADDVFTRFQSSVYTAVSNGWDGVDEATDVAAKWNYPGALLYSVTVITTIGYGHLTPQTQLGRIATMIYALIGIPITLVCISNIGSLMAKAFKIFWQNFACLCQRGKRKRTTELKSGKKKQKKKDDVQVPIVICLLLMFGYIVLGAMLFHFWEKEWTYFESAYFCFITLSTIGFGDFVPGQSNRQWEDTAKRVTSTLYLLFGLALMAMCFELMQDEVKDACLDFMRCVRCCKKKSADNSITEDSEPKEEAV